A section of the Paenibacillus odorifer genome encodes:
- a CDS encoding ABC transporter permease, with the protein MPLPTNRKPIRTVRNFSIVKNLRTYWMFYAMMLPGIVLLVINNYIPLFGIVIAFKTINYQDGILGSPWTGMKNFEYLFASKDSYIIIRNTLLYNSLFIVLNMALPLGFALMLNEMKNRFLSKLHQTIMFLPYFLSMIVISYLVYGFMSDERGYFNGTLLPALGLDSVRWYFTKEVWPIVLPIINTWKNMGYYTVVYMAAIIGIDEEYYEAATIDGANKWQQIKKITIPLIMPVLTIMTLLQVGRIFNADFGLFFQVPRESGALFPVTNVIDTYVYRTFLTVGDIGLSSAAGLFQSVVGFILVFVSNWVVRRFNRENALF; encoded by the coding sequence ATGCCACTTCCTACAAATAGGAAACCGATACGTACTGTACGTAATTTTTCCATCGTGAAGAATCTTCGTACTTACTGGATGTTCTACGCAATGATGCTGCCGGGAATCGTTCTGCTTGTAATAAATAACTACATCCCTTTGTTCGGGATCGTAATTGCCTTTAAAACAATTAACTACCAGGACGGTATCCTTGGAAGCCCCTGGACAGGGATGAAAAATTTCGAATACCTGTTTGCCTCGAAGGATTCGTACATCATCATTCGCAACACATTGCTTTATAACTCGCTGTTTATTGTATTGAACATGGCGCTTCCACTGGGGTTCGCCTTGATGCTTAACGAGATGAAGAACCGCTTCCTCTCGAAGCTACACCAAACGATCATGTTCCTGCCATACTTCCTGTCGATGATCGTCATCTCGTACTTAGTGTATGGGTTCATGAGCGACGAACGAGGATACTTCAACGGCACATTGCTGCCGGCGCTTGGTCTTGATTCCGTACGCTGGTACTTCACGAAAGAAGTGTGGCCGATCGTCTTGCCGATCATTAACACGTGGAAAAACATGGGGTACTACACGGTTGTGTACATGGCAGCAATCATTGGTATCGACGAGGAGTACTACGAAGCCGCGACGATAGACGGGGCGAACAAGTGGCAACAGATCAAGAAAATCACGATTCCCTTGATCATGCCTGTCCTCACGATTATGACTTTGCTGCAGGTTGGCCGGATCTTCAATGCTGACTTTGGCCTATTCTTCCAAGTGCCGCGTGAATCGGGGGCATTGTTCCCTGTGACAAACGTTATCGATACCTATGTCTACCGCACCTTCCTGACCGTTGGGGATATCGGACTTTCCTCAGCAGCAGGCCTGTTCCAATCAGTAGTTGGTTTCATCTTGGTTTTTGTATCTAATTGGGTCGTTCGCCGCTTTAACCGCGAGAACGCGCTGTTCTAA